A section of the Candidatus Eisenbacteria bacterium genome encodes:
- the nusG gene encoding transcription termination/antitermination factor NusG, which yields MEGTTMQWYVIHTYSGHENKVKTNLERAIHATGLESHFGQILVATEEFAEMKDGKRITSKRKTFPSYVLVEMDLNQETRTLVQNVPGVTRFVGSGQDPIPLRETEVKRVLGQLEAGGRAKGSTEVPFKSGEHVKVVDGPFTDFTGVVDEVNPERQKVKVMVSIFGRATPVELDFLQVQPV from the coding sequence ATGGAAGGAACCACGATGCAGTGGTACGTGATTCACACCTACTCGGGGCACGAGAACAAGGTGAAGACCAACCTCGAGCGCGCGATTCACGCCACGGGGCTGGAGTCCCATTTCGGCCAAATCCTCGTCGCTACCGAGGAGTTCGCCGAGATGAAGGATGGCAAGCGCATCACATCGAAGCGGAAGACGTTCCCCAGCTACGTGCTCGTCGAGATGGATTTGAACCAGGAGACGCGCACGCTGGTGCAGAACGTTCCCGGAGTGACGCGTTTCGTGGGCTCGGGGCAGGATCCGATCCCGCTTCGCGAGACCGAGGTGAAACGCGTGCTGGGCCAGCTGGAGGCGGGCGGCCGCGCGAAAGGGTCGACCGAGGTGCCGTTCAAGTCGGGCGAGCACGTGAAGGTCGTGGACGGACCGTTCACCGATTTCACCGGGGTCGTGGACGAGGTGAATCCGGAACGGCAGAAAGTCAAAGTGATGGTGTCGATTTTCGGACGGGCGACTCCCGTCGAGCTCGA
- the secE gene encoding preprotein translocase subunit SecE, with the protein MQAVRDYVRDVRVEVSKVSWPSRTELRDSTIVVIVMVVVISIFIGIVDRALSFAFEALIRMVG; encoded by the coding sequence ATCCAGGCGGTCAGGGATTACGTGCGCGACGTCCGCGTGGAAGTGAGCAAAGTCAGCTGGCCGTCGCGTACCGAGCTGCGCGATTCGACGATCGTCGTGATCGTGATGGTCGTCGTGATCTCGATCTTCATCGGCATCGTCGACCGCGCTCTCTCGTTCGCGTTCGAGGCCCTGATCCGGATGGTGGGCTAG